Within Malus domestica chromosome 04, GDT2T_hap1, the genomic segment TGATCTCCACCAAGTTGTCCTCTCTCCTCCGCCGCGCCTCCTCCGCGTCCACCCCCGTTTTGTACGATTTCTTCCGCACATCTGTGCGCGTGCCCGGCCGCAGAGACATTGTCCTTCCCGATTCGCGAGTTTCGCTTCGCTTCTAGGTCCCTGTGAAATTGCGCCCGCGGAGTGTTTGATGAAACTACTCAGAGACGGCCGCAGCGAAGCAAAAACGGATTCGGGTCTGGGGTTTGGCCGAGATCGTATGTACGTGGTATGTATCTATATACGACGCGCATACGGAATCAACGGTCCACCTGGGAAATAACAACTTGCAATTCAAACGATATGAAAAATCTTGACCGTCCATTGCATGCCGCCTAGTTTACGGAATCAAACGTTGACACGTGTTGACGAAATGTCTAAATTCACATGGAGTCACCGCACaattaatgattttattttctttttcaaagccAATTACCAACtattcaaaaaaccaaaaaaattcaattatcaaGCGATTGATATGAGCATGACtgagttttgaatttttttgggacaaggattgtctgccctccacttccggtgccccTTTTGTgcctttctgttttgtgtggtcacattTAAGccatatcaatattttatattgtttttttatagatataataagacaaaaataaatagtaatataaaatgttgacgtgatttaatcatgaccacacaaacaggagggcacggggaggaCACCGGAAATGGAAGgcaaacaatccttgtccattttTTTGGTATCAGGATTGGATTTTGAATATGATGATTGACAAATGCTTAATTTGTTTACTCAACTAGATCGGTTTGAGTTTTAATTTATCTTGATCGAATACTGTATCTTGATTGAATACAAATTAATTGAAACtgtttaatttattaatatttatttaaaattatttttataaaaaaattatttgaattggAGAGCTTTTAATCAAATGAATCAAACGAATCAAATCATTCAAAAATACTTGCATAAACCACTCATGAATATATATTACATGCTAATTGGTACATATATCGTCGATTTGTCTGTACATTTAAATGACTACATAATTTTTTGTGAAAGTAatgtttacataattttttattaaaatacgtTATTTGCAACGAGGGAGAGTATTATCCAACCAATAAAACAACGCCGCTAGtcaaaaacaaataattcaatCTTGCTCGGCTTTTTAAATTTTCCCTCCAAACTTAATTTCAAATAACTTCATATTTGTCTTATTCCCAAGAATTCCACCGAAACAGCTGTCGCGTCTCCTGAATCTGGACCGTCCAAAACTCACTAGACCCCACTCCGCGACTTACCAGATCACCCTCAAGAACTATCAAATTACCGTTATACCCTCATCGTCCTCCATATATAAATCCCCCCGCCTTCACTCCTTCTCGGactctctgtctctattcacaAACACAGACTGCAAGAGAGAATGTCTTGGTGGCGGTCCACGTCAGCATTCCGGTCCCGGAGTCTTCTGGAGTGGTTCCCAGAGCTGAGCCTGTCGATCGTGGACGACGTCGTTTGGCCGCTGGTGACGGCGTTCGAGTCCGTGGCCTTGGTCTCcatgctcttcttcttcttcgtcttctgcGGCTGCACCGTCTGAACCGATTTCCTCTCCTAGCCGTCCCTACGCGCGTGACTTCAGTTGCGAAGGGGCTGGAGGCTGGAGTGGCGAGATTCTCAGAGGCGGAGATGCCGATGCTCAAACTGGGGGGAAGCGTTGAGCACGTGACTTGTGTATCACGTGAGTTTCGTGAAAATTTTGTATTTTCCGTTTTGTTTATTAGTGTAAGAAAGAGGAAGAGCACGTGACAATCATTGGCATTCTCATTGGTGTCCTCGAGAGCAAATCGTTCCAAAAGAACTTAATTAAGTTTAACCGACTTAATTAGCTCATAACAAGTTAATTAAAAGTCGATTAGTGAATCGTGTATGGCTACACGTGGACTTTCAATGAATCGTGTATGCAATTTAACGAAGTTCATGAGACTTGTTATTAAGATTTCAatggattttaatttatttctatggaTTCTCATGAACTTTGAAGAGGTCCGTTTAATGTGCATTTCCACTATTGCAAATTTTTAATATTCGAAATGGTAGTGATCTGTGTCATGTGTGATGATGGTGGCTGTATATCTCAAGGTGATGGGAGGAGGTGGTGATGGCGGTGACACGGtacgtggtggtggtggggatgCTGGTGAAAGTTGTGGTAGTGATAGATGTGAAAAGGTGGTGGAAGTGGTGGTAGTGGTTGTTGTGACAACGCTACGGTGGTGGTGACACAAATTCGAAATAGTTAATACAGTGGATCACTTGGACTTCCATATTTATTACAATCAGAATATGACCTCAAAAGGAAATTACTTgctagaaaaaaatagaaaattcaaatataataaTCACAAAGTCACAAGCCTTTGAAAGAGAACGAAGATCCATAGAGACCGATGCATCCACTGCTATAAGATCATGTGAAAGatgtttttctttcaaaacaattAGAAATGGATTCAAAAAACACAATCAATTAATTCACCTATCATACTCTAGGGTGGATCCCCTCGATTTTAAACTCATTTAAAATCTCAATTCAAGATTCCTTTTTCAGTTTGATAGATTTTCAACTCGAAATACGGAGTAGTACTTCATATGTAAGATGATTGCCCTTTAAGGAattcaaacacaaaaaaattgaaaaatattttgtaaattCTATCTAATGTATAAGGCCTAACGAATCAATAATGCAAAAATTATCAAACCTAATGGAAACATAAAATGTACAAACCTTACCAAAATGACTAGACCCAATGAATTAATACATACAAATTGAAGTACCGGATCTGTCGGACCTAATGaactaaaacctaaaaaaacaAACCGTACCAAATTGATCATACCAAATTGACCGTACTGAATCTATCGGATCTAAACTATATAACGTACCTAATTGATCATATTGAAATTATCAGACCTAAATTAGTGCATTTTCCACACAAtatcaaattgaataaataaaataaaaacaaaacaaaatacaaaaagtagatagtttttttttttaatttttttggtcaataaaaaaaaaagtaagtagTTATAGataataaaaatcacattttttaaACAATGAAGATGGATGTTACTTTTATGAGTGATAATGAATTAACGGCTACATTTTTCAAACTTTGATAGTGGAGGTTACATTGTAGACAATACATATGACATTTTTGTAAAAAACATGTGGTTTTATTGCAGTGACATCATGATACATTAAATGATGGATCTCTTTTAGATATTGAAAATCTTTCAAGTTATATTCTAAAAATCACCTTTGAAAAATTCTTATCTGTAAAAGCCCCCCTTTTTTAACCTTCTGCACACCACTATTAATTTTAACCATTGATTTTACTTTAATTGTTGAGTCTAATGGCTACAAATTTCGAAGGGTGTATATGAAATGAAAATAGTGTGTTAAAATCATGTCCATTTTATGATTGacataataaaaaatcatgtccattttaataattgtgaagaaaaaaagagaagcATTCACAGATCTTGGATTAAGGAGAAACTAAGGTCTCTAATATCATTGACataattaaaacaataaaaacgtAAACCCCACTATCatgggagaaatttttcagtgtgattggTACACATAGTGGTACAccatatgtcattatacaaatgatatgatatgtacattaaaaagttaataacttaaaaaataaaatttctaaccacttatataaaaacacgtagtGTACCTCTCATGTGCcggtcacaactaaaaatttctccactatcatgggagaaatttttcagtgtgacgggtacacggatggtacaccacgtgttattatataaatgatgagagttaaaaatttaataatttaaaaaaaataaattttctcattacttatataaaaacacgtgatgtacctcTCATGCTCcaatcacaactaaaaatttctcctatcATGGTGCGGTGTAATAATAAGAACAATTAAGCTCCAAAAACGAAGCTAACTTAAAGAATTCCGAAGagcttattttattttctggtACAGAAGAGGGCAAAGCCagcaaacaaaacaagaaaaagctAGGTAAGGACAATCCTTGGAAAGGCCCTGCCGATAGTatcagaaactaaaacattaGTAGCAGTGGTAGGAGGAGAAACAAACACACGACGACCAACGATAAGCCATGACCCTAGTCAGCCATGTGGTCACTGGTCACCTCATTCATTTCTGTTAACCCTGCCCAGGAGCTTTTTGCCAATAAGATATGAAGCATAAACATCATGAATTGCGcacttgatttcttcctttgAAAAAACCCGGGAATCCGCAGGACAAAAGACCATACCTTTTCGTGGAGCTTTAGGACTACCTTCACAGCCCATCTTACTTAGCTTACCCGCCTTGTATTCTTCCTCTGAAGAATCCTTGGCATCCGCAGGAGAAAGAAGTGAAAGAACCTTTCCTTGGGGCTTAATACCATCAATACCAACTTCAGCTGCCAATTCATGTAGCTTGTGCGTTTCGAGATCGCGTTTCTGCAGAACCCTTGCCGCCAAATGGCCAACTTCTACTCCTGCGTTGTACATCATATCACCCAAGCTGGGTTCCAAATACTTTTTTTTGTTCATTCCTATACCCACAAAACAGATGGTGCGATCAGCTAACAGCTTCCCAAGTCCGGAAACATTTGAATCACCGGGGTAGTAAGAGAACAAAGTTTGAAGATTTGGGATGATCAAGCAACGACTTCGAGCACAAAGAAGCAGCATTGAAGCCCGATCTGATTTATCAGCGTTCTTTATATCAAGTCCCATGACAGGCCCTTGCTTCATCAAGCTCCTCAGTTCcgttatttttttgtcaatcaCAGCAGCATCATCGACCACGCTAACCGTCACTTTGACACCATGAACTACAACTTCGTACATGTCCATTTTTAACAGAAATTGGAGAGGTATACTCATTCTTTCTGAAATTATCAATCTGTATTATGTATGTTCGGATTTGAACAAGTTATCATATGCTGTAAACCTGTAACGGAAAACAGTACAAGTTattctatgtgcttgatataAAAATGATTAAGAAAAATGACCTGTAACCTAAAACAGTACAATTTATTCTATGTAGGGCTGATTCGAGATGGGATCCCGACCTGAAAATGGGATCCGGAATCCCAAACCGATCCTTTTTTGGGATGGAAATCCCAATTCCAATCTCAAGCCGAAATTTCTGTATTCCTGAATTTCTGGATTCTTGAAAATATTTGGGGATTGGGATTTCAGTATGGTTTTGGGATTTCAATTCAATAGAAATTTGGCTTCTTATTAATGGAAGAAGctgaaaaattcaattcaaaccTGCAGATCAAGCCGTCAAAGCGGAAAAGAAATCAAACATGCAACCCAGAAATCAACCATGGAAATCCAGAAATCCCCTAAAAATTAATCaagaaatccaaatccaaatcgaAACAATCAAAAGCTCTAAATCATAAATCCCTAATTTATAAATCTTCATTTGTACCCTAATTCAGAAAAAACTTTAGAGAGGATAGAGAAGAAGATGGGTCGATACTAGAGACGAGAGAGCTTAGAAGATTTGAAAGAGCTTTCGACCGTaactccttcctctctctcctcaaCACAAGACTATTGCTCTATGACTCGAgagtcaaaaccaaaacaaaagccCTTAGTCCACACGCCTTATTTTTGTGCCTTtcctttttatattatttttgtgcCTTCAGCTAGTGGCAGCCAAAAAGCTCCTGcttttgagttgggaaatgaaaaccaaaaatcaaaagttaaTAGGAAACAAAAGATTCGGGAtttcgggattaccaaacaaagGAGATTTGGAACCCATACCAAATATGTGAGACtccataatttaaaaaaaaaaaatatatatatatatatatatttattattattattattatttaaaaacagtTGTTATTGGATTttcttatatatacatattatttCTACCTTTGGCTTAAGTTTCCACTTGATGTATTATAATATAACTAGGAACTCCccatatgtatatttatttagttattaAGTTTATGTCCTTCTCCAATGTTCTACTACATTCACTTGATAAACTTCAAGTTGTCAAGGTGTCTAGCTCTTATTCATACAAATCCTACCACTCATTAAACGGTACTCGTAAGCTTCTTTATAGCTTGAGCTGGCTAATATGATCTTTCCCTCTTCTTTTTGTATATCGACACCTCCTACTCTAGACATCCATTATCCATTTCACTTTATGGACTCTTAGCTATTAAGTTTTCTCTACCATAGGTTCTACCAAGAAAGAATGAGGATGGTTGCCGACTTTGTCTCCTATAAATAGCTTCCACCCTTATCAAATTTATGGACATTATTTATCAACCTTTTCCCCTCTTTGTCATGTTGCATGCAGCCAAGAGTGGAAGAAATACATGATGATTTATGAGTGATCAAGGAACTTGAATAAGTACATGGAGCTTAGCTATTTCGGTAGTGATGTGGATAAGTACGTAGAGCTTAGTTATTCCGGTAATGACATAGATCTTTATTCTAGCTTTGGAATCCAGGTAGGGACTTGAATAATTTTTGGACTTaatctagtttaagtgtgaagtccaaactaaaactaaaagaaCTTAGTTTATTTTAAACATAAGGCCTAAACCAATTAAATGGCTTAGGTCCAAATTGAAAGGAACTTAAAGGTGGGGCTGGCCCAACAgattaatttaaattattattattctttttttctttcttttcggaaatgggttttgggtttgggctGTCAACACAGCCCAATAATCTAGATTTTAAACCTGGGATCACACTTACAAACCTAAAACATTGGGCTCCTAGTTGGGCTAGGATCAAATTGGCCCAACAGATTAACTCGCTAGAAACACATGAAGAAGAACACCGGATTTTGGGTGTTCTCGCCGGAAAACTTTCCAGGTTCCGATTCGGGGTCAAAACTCAACCAAAAACCTtcattcaaaagccaaaatgaaTATCAAGGAGTAAGGATTTGAGCCTTACCAAGATGGAGTGATGTTACCGTCGAGATCAACCGGAAAAATCCCTAAAACTCACGGTCACTACCGGAAAATTTAAGAATTGTATTTTCCCCCAATGATTCTGCATCCACACCATTCCAAAATGTCTCAAGACACCATTATCTAACCTAACACAATTTTATAACGGTCTAAGGTGCTTAACTTAGTCGAAAAGTTCGAGATCTCGTCGGAGATACCGCACGGAGACTACACAATATTAAAGGGGTGCGGAAGGGTGTATATGGGATGTGAGGGAGAAAAGGAGAAGTCTTGATAGTTCTAGTGTATGCACTGAGAGAGGGGGAGGTGCGGGAGAGTGTGAGGAAGAAACGGAAGTTTCTGGAATGGGGAGGCACTGGTGGAAAGGGTAAATAATAAGGCCCTTGATTGGGCCATAGAGTTTAAGCCCTAAAAATGggtccaaaaataaataaaccaacCCAAAAATAGAATTTTGTTCATTCTCGTTCTTAATTCATGTTGACGTGCTCATAAATTTGAGCACCATTTAATTTTGTGagcaagaaaataatttaaaactatatATGTGCATCCAAGTCACCAAACCAACGAGGGCATAATCATCATTTTCACTCATTCgaggataaaatatatatatattaattcgaGACGGGTCTTCACAACTTTCCTCTAATTAAAATCATGCATACAATTCTCACACTTCTTCTACTACATATAAAGAAAATTAGATTTTCAACTTTTCTTCTTCAACAACTCAAATATACTTCAATTTGAATGATGAATTATGTTCTAAAATTTTTATTGCTCAATATACATATTCATAGCGTatcgtattttaatttttataaatttttttcctTAACAACTCAAATGTACTTCAATTAGATTCTTCTAATTTATCAAACCTAGTgaactaaaacataaaaaatacaaGTGGTACCAATTTGACCATACCGAATCTATCAAACCTAAACTATATAACGTACCAAATTTATCAGACCTAGTgaactaaaacataaaaaatacaaatcGTACCAAATTGACTGTACCGAATCTATCAGACTTAAACTATATAACGTACCTAATTGATCATATTGAAACTATGGACCTAAAATTAGTGTATTCTCCACACAATATCAAATtgcataaatattaaaaacaaaaaacaaaaattaggtAGTTATAGATAGTAAAGTTGTCATTTTTTAGACAACGAAGATGGATGTTACTTATATGGGTGATAATTAATGAATCAacaataacatttttcaaactttGATGGTGGAGTCTACATTGTAGACAATATAGACGGCATTTTGTAAATAGTAATAAAGCATGTGGTTTTATTGTAGTGACATTATGGTACATTAaatgaatgattttttttagataTTGAAAATCTTTCATGTTATATTCTAAAAATCACCTTTGACAAACCCTTATCCATAAAAGCCCCCTTTTTTACCTTGTGCACACCATTATTAATTTTGACCGttgattttacttttattgTTGAGTCTAACGGCTACAAATTTAGAAAGGTGTGTTAAAATCATGTCCATTTTATGATCGacataataaaaaatcatgtcCATTTTTATAATTgcgaaaaaaaagagagaagcaTTCACAGATCTTGGATTAAGGAGAAACTAAAGTCTCTATAACATCATTGACAtaatcaaaacaataaaaacataAATCCCCACAATCATGGTGCGGTATAGAATTATAAGAACAATTGAGCTCCAAAAACGAAGCTAACTTAAAGCATGCCCAAGAGCTTGTTTTATTTTCTGGCACAGAGAAGGGCAAAGCCCAGCAAACAAAGCAAGAAAAAGCTAGGCAAGGACGGTCCTTGGAAAGGCCCTGCCGATAATatcagaaactaaaacattaGCAGCAGTGGTAGGAGGAGAAACAAACACACGACGACCAACGATAAGCCATGACCCAAGTCAGCCATGTGATCACTGGTCAGCTCATTCTTTTCTCTATAACCATGCCCAGGAGCTTGTTCCCAATAAGATATGAAGCATAAACATCATGAATTACGCACTTGATTTCTCGCTTTGAAAAAACCCGGGAATCCGCAGGACAAAAGACCATACTTGTTCGTGGAGCATTAGGACGACCTTTACAGCCCATCTCACTTAGCTTGCTTGCCAACTCGTATCTTTCCTCTGAAAAATCCTTGGCATCCGCAGGAGAAAGAAGTGAAAGAACCTCACTTTGTGGCTTAATGTCATCAATACCAACTTCAGCTGCCAATTCATGTAGCTTGCGCGTTTCGAGATCGCGTTTCTGCAGAACCCTTGCCGCCAAATGGCCAACTTCTACTCCTGCGTTGTACATCATATCACCCAAGCTGTGATCCAAATAATTTTTCTTGTTCATTCCTATACCCACAAAACAGATGGTGCGATCAGCAAACAGCTTCCCAAGTCCGGAAACATTTGAATCATTGGGGTAGTAAAAGAACAATGTTTGAAGATTTGGGATGATCAAGCAATGACTTCCAGCACAAAGAAGCAGCATTGAAGCACGATCTGATTTATCAGCCTTCTTTATATCAAGTCCCATAACAGGCCTTTGCCGCATCAAGCTCCTCAGTTctgttatttttttgtcaatcaCAGCAGCATCATCGGCCACGCTAACCGTCACTTTGACACCATGAACTTCAACTTCGCACATGTCCATTTCTGACAGAAATTGGAGAGGTATACTCATTCTTTCTGAAATAATCTGTATTATGTATGTTCGGATTTGAACAAGTTATTATATGCTCTAAGCCTGTAACCGAAAACAGTACAAGTTattctatgtgcttgatataaaaatgaataagaaaaatgaaagtCAGCTTTCCTATCTGCCGTCTTTAATTTGTTTATGTAAAGTCTTCTAATGCAATTCTTATCTGTTTATGTGCTGTTTTTACGAGGTTAGAGAAACCAAATTTTGATATCATTTTTTGTAAATCATTTAATGTAGCAGTTAATGATTGGTCTTCTtgcacttttcttttcttaatgtATACTAGTATATGCCCACACattgaaatgttttatttttgtttttaaaagggatgtgctatccacacacctcattttacttctcacacatccttaataatttctgtctgttgatcttcttcaatttatccgatccgacggcagaaaattaaaaaaatgtgtgagaagtaatatgaggtgtgtagatagcacacacccttttaaaattgaaggagagagaaagaaagtgaTAGAAAACATGGGGGAGTGGGGAGAGAGGtttagtattttatttatttatttttttaaattagagttGTTAAAATCACCTGCAAGTGATGCTTAAacaaaaacagcaaaattttgGTTTGTGAAATTACGTTATTGCCTTTAACTTTTTTGTTGTGTCAAAATACTAAATTGTCTTTTCACCATTTTTTGATTGACAAAGAGAGTTCTATTAATATGCATTTTAGATTGTAATCTTATAActgaaaataaaacaatttattCTAGTGGTCATTTACCACAATGATAGAAAGATGCTGAGCATTTGAATAATGATATGAGTTCAAAtcatctatcgtttgacaaaaaaaaaaaaattattctttgCAAATTATACTTGACAtcgaaacaaataaaaaatgaaagtcAACATTCCAATCTGTCGTCTTTAATTTGTTTATGTATAGTCCCCTATtcgattttttatttctttttaagtAAGAAAATTAATTCAAAGAAAAGCCTTGGAAACACACAAGAGCAAACAGTCCAACATCAAAGCAACACATTGATGAGAAGAAGAGTCTGACCTGTGCTTAAGTAgttatgttatttctcatgtAACTATTTGATTTTACGGTGAAATCTTAACTTTCTTTAAGAAAACCCACAATTCTATTATTTCTTGATCAATCAAAGTAGCATCATGCACTAAATTAACCTTTACTTTGATACCAAGAGTTTGAACTTCGTACTTGtccaattttgctagaaaaggGTACAAGCACATGAAGTTGCTCATATATAATCTTAATTCGGGTTTAATTACGTGGTTGATTCATTGACTTAAGGTTAATATGTAATTTAGGCAGTGGAAATTCATAAGTCGATTGATTATGTTGTGTGGGTCAAGCTTCTTGCATCCCCCAAAGAAAAACTGATTCGACGATATGATTTTAAAGCAAATATTGATGCACACCACCAAATTGCCAGACTGCTTGtgcaccaacaacaacaacaacaacaaagccttttcccactaagtggggtcggctatatgaatcctagaacgccattgcgctcggttttgtgtcatgtcctccgttagatccaagtactctaagtcttttcttagagtctcttccaaagttttcctaggtcttcctctaccccttcggccctgaacctctgtcccgtagtcacatcttcgaaccggagcgtcagtcggccttctttgcacatgtccaaatcaccggagccgattttctctcatctttcctacaatttcggctactcctactttacctcggat encodes:
- the LOC114824428 gene encoding uncharacterized protein; this translates as MSIPLQFLLKMDMYEVVVHGVKVTVSVVDDAAVIDKKITELRSLMKQGPVMGLDIKNADKSDRASMLLLCARSRCLIIPNLQTLFSYYPGDSNVSGLGKLLADRTICFVGIGMNKKKYLEPSLGDMMYNAGVEVGHLAARVLQKRDLETHKLHELAAEVGIDGIKPQGKVLSLLSPADAKDSSEEEYKAGKLSKMGCEGSPKAPRKGMVFCPADSRVFSKEEIKCAIHDVYASYLIGKKLLGRVNRNE